The genomic interval GTAGGTATCTGGACCGCACAAATGGTATTGATGTTTCCCATGAACCGGCCTGATGTATTTCCAGTAGATGATTTAGCCATTCAGCAACAGATGATTAAATTCTATCAGATACAGGAATCTGGAAAACAGCTACGTGAGCGATTGTTTACCATTGCCGAAAACTGGCGTCCTCACCGTACACTTGCTTGCCGCTACCTGTGGGATGCCAAAGATTTGGTTCCGCTGCAATCCTAAAATTCGTTTGTTTCTGCGTATGTTGCATATTCATTTTAAATGCTCATTGATTGGTTCCACAAAGTATTCTGATAATTCAAACGGCTTTTATTGGCGATGTTATTCTGGCAACCAGCCTGATTGAAAAACTGAGGCAATACTATCCGGAGGCTCAACTAGATTTTTTAGTCAGGAAAGGGAATGAAGGTGTGCTGCAGGATCATCCGTATATGAGGAATATATTGATATGGAATAAGAAACAGGGAAAGTACAAAAGCCTGTATGACTTACTGCAATACATCCGCTCAGAACAATATGATGTAGTAGTGAACCTGCAACGTTTTGCCTCGATGGGTTTTCTCACTGCCCTTTCAGGTGCCAAACAGAAAATAGGTTTCGACAAAAATCCCTTTTCTTTCTTCTTTGATATACGTGTTCCACACCGGATTGGCGAAGGAAATCATGAAACAGAAAGAAACCAGGCATTACTTACGCATCTGACAGATACCATCGTTAAGAAACCCAGATTATATCCGGCAAAAGCTGATTACGAAGCGGTACTATCGTTGCAACATACGCCTTATATCTGCATCGCTCCTACTTCAGTATGGTTTACCAAGCAATTTCCGCAGGAAAAATGGATTGAATTAATCAACCAGTTGCCAGAACACTATACCATCTATTTACTTGGCAGTCCGGCTGATCATCAGGCTTGTGAAGATATTAAAACGGGGGCTAGTAAAAATACCGTAGTTAACCTGGCTGGTAAACTTTCGCTGCTACAATCTGCCGCTTTAATAGAAAAAGCCTTGATGAATTATGTAAATGATTCGGCACCCATGCATATGGCTTCGGCTATGAATGCACCTACGTGTGCGGTATACTGCTCTACCATCCCTGCCTTTGGCTTTGGCCCTTTATCAGGTCAAGCTTTTATTATAGAAAAACAAGAACCACTTTACTGTAGACCGTGTGGTTTGCATGGCTACAAAGCTTGTCCGGAAGGCCATTTCAAATGTGCGCACGACATACAAATACCACGACTCACCAGATTGGTTAAGTAGAAGCTAGTAAGTATTGAATAAATACCCAAAGTATTGAATGTAAATGATTTCTCTTCATACTTTGTACTCATTACTAATACTAAACTTACTTAAGTTGAAGGATTTCGCAGGACTTTTCGGCAGCTGCCTGTTCGGCTTTTTTCTTGCTGTAGCCACTTCCGGTAGTAAAAGGTTTCTCATCTATCACAATCTGGGCGATAAATTCCTTGTTATGCAGACTGCCTTTTTCCTCAATGATTTCAAAGCGTAGAGCTTTATTCTCCCGTTGTGCCCACTCAATAATGAGGCTTTT from Rhodocytophaga rosea carries:
- a CDS encoding glycosyltransferase family 9 protein translates to MVPQSILIIQTAFIGDVILATSLIEKLRQYYPEAQLDFLVRKGNEGVLQDHPYMRNILIWNKKQGKYKSLYDLLQYIRSEQYDVVVNLQRFASMGFLTALSGAKQKIGFDKNPFSFFFDIRVPHRIGEGNHETERNQALLTHLTDTIVKKPRLYPAKADYEAVLSLQHTPYICIAPTSVWFTKQFPQEKWIELINQLPEHYTIYLLGSPADHQACEDIKTGASKNTVVNLAGKLSLLQSAALIEKALMNYVNDSAPMHMASAMNAPTCAVYCSTIPAFGFGPLSGQAFIIEKQEPLYCRPCGLHGYKACPEGHFKCAHDIQIPRLTRLVK